AATGGCGTCATTAGGTTTTGCGGTTTTTACTTGTGATGAAACAACAACGCCATCAAAGAGGTTGATCATATCGGTGTACTTTTTTTGTAGTGATGTATACAATTCATCCGGTGCATTTGCAAAAATATAAATAGTGTGTCCAGCGGCTTTTAATTTTTGTGCAAGTTGTACAGTAGATTTTATTGGTTCAATGATTGCTTCTATTGTTTCTGGATCAAGAACAAGGTTCATGATAGTAGTCATGAGCTTTTTTTCTTTGACGCTACTAAAATGTTTTTTTGCATCGAGTAGTTCAATACATTGCGTAATTTCCATTCTTGCTTGTACGCATGTTTTTTTACCTTCTTGCAGTTCAACAAGACAACGTGGTAATATTCTATTCTTGAGGGTTATGGTGATGTGTGGTTTTTGTTCTTCAAGGGCGCTCATTGCGGCAAGCATATCCAAGCAGCGATATCCAGGATTTTTCCAGTGTGTTATTGCATAACTTGCGAGTTTTCCATAGCCGATTTTTTTTGAAAATCCCGTCTGATTTTCTTTGATTAATACATTAGGAAGATCAAAAAGAATGGTATATTTTTTACATGTGGCAT
The nucleotide sequence above comes from Candidatus Babeliales bacterium. Encoded proteins:
- a CDS encoding HAD-IA family hydrolase — protein: MRLYHYVSISFLLIFIYTVTKTPHNQRKITCSDATCKKYTILFDLPNVLIKENQTGFSKKIGYGKLASYAITHWKNPGYRCLDMLAAMSALEEQKPHITITLKNRILPRCLVELQEGKKTCVQARMEITQCIELLDAKKHFSSVKEKKLMTTIMNLVLDPETIEAIIEPIKSTVQLAQKLKAAGHTIYIFANAPDELYTSLQKKYTDMINLFDGVVVSSQVKTAKPNDAIFKHLIEAHNINPQDCILIDDLAESVATAKKLGMQGIVYDKISHVTSKLKKCGVRL